CGTGCGCAACGCCTGGCCATGCCGCTCAAGCTCCCGGCGCAGTTGCGGGTAGTTGTATAACTCGCCGTTATAGACGGCTACGACGCCGGTCTCCGGATCGATCCAGGGCTGCTGCCCGTGGGCGGGGTCGAGGATGGCCAGGCGCCGGTGCCCCAGTACGACTGATCTACTGTGCCAGATGCCCTCTCCGTCAGGGCCGCGCCCGGTCATGGCCGTAGTTGCCCGCCGGATGGCGCGGAGATCCTGGTCGCCGACGACGGAGGAAAATATGCCGGCGATCCCGCACATGATCAGCGTAAGAGATGTTCCGTGGTTCCCTTGGGGCTTTTGATGGAGAGGGTCTGGCTGGACGTGGAGAAGCTCAGCGTCCGGTTGTGGGAGCCACCCACGTCGCGCAGTTTCAGGCGCAGGCCGTTGCGGGAGATGAAATCCTCGGCGGCCTGGATATTGGCGGCCCCGATCTTAAAGAAGTCGCTCTGCTCGTTGGTCGAAGCTCCCCCGGCGATGGCAAACATCAGCCGTTTGGGACTCGCCCGGAAACTCATGAGGTCTTTCATCAGCATTGGCAGGCCGGTGTCGGCGAACATGCAGGGGCTGTTGCGGGCCTTTTCCGTATAGGAGCTGGAGTCGGCCAGCATATAGTGGATCATCCCGACCACGCGCGCCTCGGGGTCATAACCGAGCAAGCCGATGCAGGAGCCGAGCGCGTAGGTTAACACAACGATGTCGGGGTGGTTGGAGACCGCTTTGTCCGAGATGCCGACGACGACCTTTGGGGTAATGCCCAGCAGATTATTCATTGAAAGAGGAAAAAGTTCAGACAGCCTGGCCGGCCTCGACAGATTCAGGCGCGGAGGAGGTGGAGGCGGGCCCCTGGGCGACGCCAGCGGCGAGGTTTTCGTTGATGTTCAGCAGTGTTTCCAGCGTTGCGCGTTCGGGGTTGGCCATCTGGCCGAAGGACTTCGCCCGGATGA
The DNA window shown above is from Ruficoccus amylovorans and carries:
- a CDS encoding chemotaxis protein CheD produces the protein MNNLLGITPKVVVGISDKAVSNHPDIVVLTYALGSCIGLLGYDPEARVVGMIHYMLADSSSYTEKARNSPCMFADTGLPMLMKDLMSFRASPKRLMFAIAGGASTNEQSDFFKIGAANIQAAEDFISRNGLRLKLRDVGGSHNRTLSFSTSSQTLSIKSPKGTTEHLLR